From the Limanda limanda chromosome 7, fLimLim1.1, whole genome shotgun sequence genome, the window CCACATTCCTCTGGTGTCCAACACAATActtcctgcacaaacacaatcaaagGTAAACAGAGATCACACTTTgtcacataacacacacacacacacacacacactcaaacacacacaatacaaataaagtgtGTACATTTACCaaaaaaagacaagacactGCAtcgtataaaggaaaatatttgaTGCAATAATCTCATAGAGAATATTTGCATGTTTAAAGTATATGTGAACATGGGCTGTgaacagagaataattcatggatcttgatgatgttgtgttttgtactTCGAGGCCAaattcactgtaacacacactttttcttattttattataaaagtCGCATCCGGAACATGCTTTGTTTTTCACGGCTGAATTCACAAACTGTTTTGTATGTTAAAGTGaaactaaaatgaaaatgaactgaCACCATCTCTACTGCACAGTTCACTGTGGTCCAATGGAAAGTGCTCAGCAACAGAATAATACTTCAcacctttaaaataaataaaaacactttgatggTTTATTTCCATCTCATCTcagtttgaagttgatctgatgaaagccctggtacaagcaCCTCAGAgtgaaaatgtggaatatggccaaaatggccactaaatgcagaatggcgggcttcctgttgcgtttctGTCTAAAttcaaaagtaataaaataatgtttcgAATAAATTTCTCTGTATAACTGTTagatttattaatttgtgtCAGTGCTGGTTTgagcctccagggggcgatatgagtgtgtgtttaataatCCCTCCTGTTGGCTCTGGTCCTGGAATCACCTTCACTAGGTTTCTATGACCTtcagacattttcacattttatttgattgtgcACATTATTACAAATGACTTCCAGACTACCGGAGGCTCAGCTGGTCACTTTTTATTCAAACACTTTATTCACAAAGTTTATAAAACAATGCCTCGGTGCCTttgcagagaaacaaacactgattcatactttttaaaaacatctgaatAGTTTTTAAAAGTGATGAAGGCTCAGGGCTGACACTTCAAGTATTAAATCATCATTTAGaaaattaatttgtaaaattaaatgtaaaaatacatttaggaATACAAAGATTCTTCACATTTCACCTGGTGAAAATGCACAGAGAAGCAGAAGTGAGTCCTGAGAGAAGCCGGACCAGTCGGTGCCTCTTCACCATGAACTGGTTCACTTCACCAACTGGGAGCGATCACGTTTAATCCCTTCAGAGCCACTTCGAAGCCCAAGAAACAggcctgagggagagaggaggagggaggagcttcAGTgaagacagatgatggacagatgatggacagatgatggacagacgatggacagatgatggacggatgatggacagatgatggacagatgatggacagacgatggacagatgatggacagatgatggacagacgatggacagatgatggacagatgatggacagatgatggacagatgatggacagagtCTGTGCTCTTCAGACAACACAGAAGTAcatgagaggagacacagagcgaCGGGGTTGAATCCTTGATAGAGCGCCCGAGGGCCTTCTTCACGCAGCAGCgttctgaggacacacacacacacacacacacacacacacacacacacacacacacacacacacacacacacacacacacacacacacacacacacacacacacaaacacacacacacacacacacacaaacacacacacacacacacacacacacacacggacacacacacacaaacacacacacacacacacaaacacacacacacacacacaaacacacacacacacacacacaaacacacacacacacacaaacacacacacacacacacacacacacacacacacacacacacacacacacactgcaataaAACACTGGAGTTTTTAACAACATTTGTGTTACTATACTTCCTGGAAACTTATGAATTTAATTTCTTTCTATTCGACTAATGACCCATTTAACTGGAAAAAAGgtttccctcagattcattgtTTCATAATTCATGATAATTGAATAGTTATAAAAACCATCATGTGTGTTCCATGTGAAAGCAGCAGAACACGTCTCATTATTAAACATGCAGCTGTTGATTGTTCGTGTTTTGAGCAAAACACCCTTTacacattaatattatttgtgtttctctacATTTCATGGTTTTATTTGGAACTTTTTAGAGGTTTGATGTCACTGGGCTGAAGCTAtaaatatacttatatataaaatataggTATGATTAGTTGACTTCACATTTTATTGGCAACTTTAGTTCCCACTGtcaatgtctgtgtgtttataatataataagaaaaCTCTGTTTTTACAGGAAAGAAATAACTTGTGTTAATAAGTGTGTTGAACTGAGTTGTCCTGATAAGTATagtaatacaaacacacacacactcctgctgacctctgtgacctctcacctttgacctcacCACTGTCTGTCACGCTCGCAGATGCctgctcctgattggctgcaggaGCCGCGGGGCTGATGTGTGGTTGGTCGATTCAGgaatttggggggggggatccaggtgaaaaaaatatatatcaagaTATATTGATGACTCataaaatatctatatataaaaaataatataccTATTACTTGAGATGGGATGCCCACACCCAGTGcttcatgggaaatgtagtttgaggaaaacaaatgtttgtagTTGTCTGTGGAGACAAAGATCTTTAGAGAGATAACAGGTCTTCAGACCTGTCACTCAGAATGCATTCAAGTATtgttcatgttatttattttacattttgtttaaacagTGATTTTAATTGTACATATATAAATGGAAACCTTGAACAACCAATGAGaagctttgtttgtgtgtttctctttaataTGAATATGGATAATATGGATTCATCAgcagttgttttaaatgaaacgtgtttaaacatttacacatcGACCACCAGGGCCCGGGTCAAAGATGACCACGCACAcgtgatcgccccctggtggctgttcATGTTGGGTCGGTGGATCGTgttgttgaaaaacaaacaacctgcTCCACTGGAAATGAGAAAAGACTTCATCAGCTTTTTTAGAAGGTTTACAAAGATTTAAAGAGTTCTGTAAATAAAGTTAGAACCATGTGTCAGAACCCAGGAATAaaacttcagaataaaacataattcatcATCGTCTGCGACATGTGAAGGAAACTGAAGTTTTCTGTTTATGACGTTAAACAGAAGATGAACATGAAATGAGCACGAGTCGATCattcagtgttttattgtctCAGATGAAAACACCTGTTTGGAGTCGCTGTGGTTTTTACATCTGTCAACAAGTTCAATGATACTTCCAACTTCTAAAAGAGCAGAAAAATGATTTAAACCAAACAAgtcaaaaagaatacaaaaaaaattttcattttcatgcaaGAGCAAATTGAATAGAAATGTTCAGAGCAGCAAACAGAATCCACCGTTTCCACGACGACTCAAGgatttaaatctggtttcaAGCTTCTTAAGAAGAAATAAACTTGTtctatacaaaataaattaaactgattgACAACATGAACTTTTCTCCAATCATATTACAgctttttgttttatacataaaacaaaactatacaaaatacaaaaataactaaattaatttgttaaatcCAAATTCAATTCACTTTAGTTTGCTTCAtgacagacggacacacacacagacacacaaacacacactctctcttcaACAgaactgaaagaaagaaaacaagactgTGATTAAActcattatatttaaatgtattatcatATTAAACTTGATTAAAGAAAATGCTGAACGCCAAGTCTTAAAGTTTTCCATTATGTTGTGATATTCAAAAATACTTGTTTAACGTGAATtataatttacatttatgtCTAATGTAGTTTCAAACACTGGATTCAGTGTCtcaaagaaaaatacacaaaacatcaGCTTCTCAAATGAGTCGCTTCACTTTGACCCAGAGGCTAAataaaggaagagaggagaagagagggggagaagaagggaggaggaggaggagaggaaaggagagaggaagagagagtgggaggagggaggagcaggaggagaagaggaaaagagagggataggaggaggaggacaggaaaggagagaggaagagagagtgggaggaggaggaggaagaggagagaggaagagagatggggaggaagaggaggaggaggaggaggagagaggaagagagattgggacaaggtggaggaggaagagaggaaaagagagggggagaagaagggaggaggaggagaggaaaggagagaggaagagagagtgggagaaggaggaggagagaggaagagagagtgggaggaggaggaggaagaggagagaggaagagagatggggaggaagaggaggaggaggagagaggaagagagagtgggagaaggaggaggagagaggaagaggaagaggaagaggaagaggaggaggaggagaggaaaggagagggggagaagaagGCAGCGCGAGGACACAACTCATGTCTCTCTGCTGCCATCATGTGGTGGAACTTGTTACTAACAATCattgaattatatttatttggtGACGCTGCAGTTGTTAATTTGTTCctcctacatttcccacaatgccttTGGGAAGACGAGCAGTTATAACCTGTTATTACTTTAACTCtgacttctcttcttctctgagcGATGGAAACGAGGACGGACGAGCTGATTGGTCCTGATTATtgatcaaatacatttaaatacatttagtttCTTTACCTTCCATCTGTTTCCGCAGCTGTTACACAACACAAAGGTTGTCATTGGTTCATCAGCACTGCGTATCTGcacctggaaacaaacacacaaagctctgACCAatgcacaatgtgtgtgtgtgtttgtctgtgtgtgtctgtctgtgtgtgtctccacctgTGTGTAGGAGCAGCTCTTCCCACGACACTTGCTGCAGAGGAACATGTCCGTCTCAGTTCCTCCGACCTTCGACAGCTGATGTTCTCTGATCGACTCTTTAGTCAAAGTCTCTCTGATCCGCTTCAGCTCCGTGCTCGCcatctcctgcacacacacacacacacacacacacacacacacacacacacacacacacacacacacacacacacacacacacacacacacacacacacacacacacacacacacacacacacacacacacacacacacacacacacacacacacacacacacacacacacacacgtactgtaAAGCCTCTCAGACCCAGAGTGTCACAGGAACACGCCTCACGCACCTCGGCGCCCATGCGGGCGATGCGGGGGGGCGAGATGCTTCCACGCAGGACGCCGCGCCGCAGCTCCGGATTCTTTTGATCCTTCAGGTTCGAGATGCGGCTGCGAAGTCgggttttatatttaatgtctgTGGACTTGAACTCCTGGAAAATCTGTGAGCAGGACGAGCAGTTAAAGAACCGGAACCAGGTTGTCTGCTTCACATGTTCACGTGCACACGTATGTTGTGTTGTCTGCTTCACATGTTCACGTGCACACGTACGTTGTGTTGTCTGCTTCACATGTTCACGTGCACACGTATGTTGTGTTATCTGCTTCACATGTTCACGTGCACACGTATGTTGTGTTATCTGCTTCACATGTTCACGTGCACATGTATGTTGTGTTGTCTGCTTCACATGTTCACGTGCAAACGTATGTTGTGTTATCTGCTTCACATGTTCACGTGCACACGTATGTTGTGTTATCTGCTTCACATGTTCACGTGCACATGTATGTTGTGTTGTCTGCTTCACATGTTCACGTGCAAACGTATGTTGTGTTATCTGCTTCACATGTTCACGTGCACACGTATGTTGTGTTATCTGCTTCACATGTTCACGTGCACACGTATGTTGTGTTATCTGCTTCACATGTTCACGTGCACACGTATGTTGTGTTATCTGCTTCACATGTTCACGTGCACACGTATGTTGTGTTATCTGCTTCACATGTTCACGTGCACACGTACGTTGTGTTGTCTGCTTCACATGTTCACGTGCACACGTATGTTGTGTTATCTGCTTCACATGTTCACGTGCACACGTATGTTGTGTTATCTGCTTCACATGTTCACGTGCACATGTATGTTGTGTTGTCTGCTTCACATGTTCACGTGCAAACGTATGTTGTGTTATCTGCTTCACATGTTCACGTGCACACGTATGTTGTGTTGTCTGCTTCACATGTTCACGTGCACATGTACGTTGTGTTGTCTGCTTCACATGTTCACGTGCACACGTATGTTGTGTTATCTGCTTCACATGTTCACGTGCACACGTATGTTGTGTTGTCTGCTTCACATGTTCACGTGCACACGTATGTTGTGTAACTTTAACATTAAACTTCCAGTCTATTTACacactttaaaaacatctcCTCAGAATTcctgatttaaatgatttttctaTTAAAAACAATCGAAACTGAAAGCACAGATTTAGAAAACGTTCATATGAAGTCAGTTTAAGTTGCTACACaagctgctgccccccccccccggtcacgtgacacactaacacaaacacacactaataaaGTCTCATGACATAAAGGATATGTTCTTCGATCTGATTGGCCAGGAGCTGGCAGTCCACTCCCAGTGTCTCGTGGTcatctgaaacaaacacacactttgtgcacatgaaacaattaaatacgaatgtttttacaaaacaacaaaacaacaaaacgacttttcatgttttcatttgtctcGTTGAGAAGACTTCCTGTTGTGATGAAACCTGAAGTCTCACCGTCGCTCTGCAGCGCCGCCGCCAGCAGCTCGCGACACTTGTTCCGCACGCTGTCGCTGGTgacgggggcgggggggaaggAGGTGACCCGAGGGGGAGGGGCCGGGTTTGTGGGAGGTTCCCCAGTGGGAGTTTCCTttctgctgaggaggaggaggagagacgatgAAGAGCAGGTGAGAGAGATGTGATCAGTCAGCAACCGTGACCTCATCCTGCAACAGGCGTGACATCATCATGCGTGACAtcatggtgacatcatcatgacatcatggtGACATCATGGTGACTGACCTGTCCTCGGAGGTGgacgatgacatcacaggagaagcgtccttcttcttctcctctgatcCGTCTGAGACCAAATCACACAAACTGTCAATATTCAGCTTCCAtggaccaatcagaatgagagAAATGCAtaataatgacacacacacacacacacacacacacacacacacacacacacacacacacacacacacacacacacacacacacacactcagacacacacacacacacacacacacactcagacacacactcagacacacactcagacacacactcagacacacacagacccacccAGCAGTCTCTTCCAGGACTTGATGAGACCTCTGGCCACATTCTGAACGTCTTCATCTGAACTCTGTTTCCTCACAGCGTTCACAGACACGCCCACTCTGGTGGACTACAGGGAGAGGggaaatgcattgtgggaaatggaGTTTGTTTGTCTTACCCAGTAAAGTGTTTCAGACAATGGCTGGAAatctgagagaggaagagaggctgAAGCAGATTACAGACGAGGTTCATTGatcaggacagaggaggaggaggaggaagaagacaggaggaaaaggaggagaaggaggaggaggaggaggaggaagaggaagaggaggagaggaggagaaggaggacagagaaagaggaggaggaggaagaggaggaggaggaggaggagagagaggaagaggaggaggaggaagagaaagaggaggaggaggaagaagacaggaggaggaggaggataaggaggaggaggaggaggaagaggaagaggaggagaggaggagaaggaggaagagaaagaggaggaggaggaagaggaggaggaggaggaggaggaggagagagaggaagaggaggaggaggaggaggaggaggaggaggaggaggaggaggaggaggaggaggaggaggaggaggaggaggaggaggaggagaggaagaggaggaggaggaggaggaggaagaggaagaggaggaagaggaagaggaagaggaagaggaggatttcTTCCATGTTCATGATTCAGAGGCTGAGAAAAGGATGTTTTTGTAAACGTTAGTAATTGTGTCAGTTCTTCAGAAACCTTCAGGTGTGGAGATTTGATTCTGTAACTTTCATCTTCGAGTGAAGtttgaaacaggaaacatcacTTGTGACGTGGCAGGGGGAGGAGTTAACTACCTGCAGGGTCTCCAGAGACATCTTGATGTTGCTGAGCTCCCTCAGAAGGTCCAGCGCCCCCTCCTGGACACAGAGCAGAACGTCCTACACACCTGGAACTCACCAGGCTTCACATTCTATTTCATCTTGTTACCAAATTCTGTTTCTAACAAGAACTCAGTTCATGTGTCACAGGTTTGTGTCGGTTGATGAAACATCAACGAGAGCGATTGGCTTCATTCAGATTATCAACATGTAAACCAgagcagatatatatatatagatatatagatatatatatattaacccATTAACCCTATAAtataacccctaaccctaaaatGGACTAACATGGACCAACCTCAACTAAAATGGACAAAAATGGACCAACCTGGATTAAAATGGACTAACCTGGACTAAAATGGATTGACCTGGACTAAGATGGACCAACATGGACTAACCTGAATTAAAATGGGTTAACCTGGACTAAAATGGAGCAACCTGGACTAACCTGAATTAAAATGGACCAACCTGGACTAAAATGGACCAACCTGGACTAAGATGGACCTACCTGGACTAAAATGGACCAACCTGGACTAAGATGGACCAACCTGGACTAAAATGGACCAACCTGGACTAAAATGGACCAACCTGGACTAAGATGGACCAACCTGGACTAAGATGGACCAACCTGGACTAAAATGGACCAACCTGGACTAAAATGGACCAACCTGGACTAAGATGGACCAACCTGGACTAAGATGGACCAACCTGGACTAAAATGGACCAACCTGGACTAAGATGGACCAACCTGGACTAAGATGGACCAACCTGGACTAAGATGGACCAACCTGGACTAGCTGAACCCATGATGCTGATTTTCTTGGACACTTCTCCTCGTCAGACATTTTAATCTCAATTGGAGGAACTTGCTTAAATAAAGTtggatgaataaaataaaaaagaaactaattCAACTTCCTGTTAATTAATACAAATGTATATTTCTTGTTCAGATAAAGTTAGATTCTTGTTTGACGTCTGTAAATGTGACGTCaaacaataacatttcatttagaGTCTAAGAATCAATGTGTTGATAATGAAGCTCATACACATCATGTCACATTTCACAATAAAGCTCTTCAGCAGGTGAACCAGGTCACAGTTAAATGTATACAATGTTGAATTCTGTCAATGTAAAACCTCCACACaatctacacacacagtctacacacacagtctacacacacagtctacacacacaatctacacacacaatctacacacacagtctacacacacaatctacacacagtctacacacacagtctacacacacagtctacacacacagtctacacacacagtctacacacccagtctacacacacagtctacacacacagtctacacacacagtctacacacacagtctacacacacagtctacacacacaacctacacacacagtctacacacacacaatctacacacacaatctacacacacaatctacacacacaatctacacacacagtctacacacacagtctacacacacaatctacacacacaatctacacacacaatctacacacacaatctacacacacaatctacacacacagtctacacacacagtctacacacacagtctacacacacatgcagctgagGTCAATCAGCTGAGGATTGCTCTCAGCTGCAGGTTTGTGAATGAACAGATTTCAGATCAGATTAAACTCTGATCATTTCAGatgtaaagcagcagcagctgtttgtggaTTCTGTGattctatgtgtttgtgtttctgtgattctGTGGATTCTGTGATTATGTGattatgtgtttctgtgattctgtgtttctgtgattctgtgtttctgtgattctgtgtttctgtgattctgtgtttctgtgattctGTGGATTCTGTGGATTCTGTGTCTGTGATTCTGTGGATTCTGTGATTCTTTGTTTCTGTGATTCTGTGGATTCTGTGTCTGTGATTCTGTGATTCTGTGGATTATGTGGATTATGTGTTTCTGTGGATTCTGTGATTATGTGATTCTGTGTCTGTGATTATGTGTTTCTGTGGATTTTGTGGATTCTGTtgattctgtgtttctgtgtttctgtggatTCTGTGGATTCTGTGTCTGGGATTCTGTGGATTCTCTGTGAACCTGCAGCtccagtctgtctctcaccGTCTTCTTCTTGTGCACCATCTTCTCCAGCTTCTTGGAGATCCGctccacctcctgctgtgaACACATGTTCGAGCTCTGAGCTCAAACTCGACCTGtgtcatcctccatcctccgcTCGTCTGTTGTTGTGAGGAACCTGGGGCATGCTGGGAGTTGGAGTTTAACTCGAGTCACGAGCTTCCTTTCAAACTTCAAACTGTACTGTTATTACCGTAATGATCAATGATGGTCATACATTTAGTATTAAAGAATAaatgaagttattattattgttcaaCCCGTTTTTATATCTGTAAGTAGTGAGTGATCAGAAGTCTGTGGTTCTCTGAGGGAGACCAGGTGACGTGGAGCTTCCTCCGGTTGAATCCAGAAGGAACTGAAAGTGTTCGTGATAAGAAGATGATAAGATCAGAAAACTTTGGCCAATAACTGTGATGAATATTCAAATTGTGACAAATcttttacaacaacaaaagaaaagccATGCATGTAGTTACTGTGTCCTTCCTCTAGATGGCAGTGTTGTTATTTAGTAATTGTTGGAAACGTGAGTCCACACATCAGTGACAATGATGCATCATGGGATATAGcgattagggttaggggttagacAATAATCTTTATtaacaaaatagaatacaaaaataaagggGATAGAAACAAGATTATTGCTCTAACATCAGTGAAGATGCATCGTGACAGACGAGAGGtttgattgatagatggatactttattaatcccgagggaaatttagatcatccagtagcttatacagttaacactaaATCACCTCACTGACTTACATACATTAATCACATATGGATAAtgtatatacagatacaggaatgggatgcaatgatgtaattctgtcagtgtccagtagagGACAGAGTCCCAGAGAGTTCATGAAGAACAGATCAGACAAACGTCCTCAGTGTCCAGGGTCTGTCTccaaatcagaatcagatccTCTGGGATTCTGAGAGATACTTCATTATTCTGCAGccaagacagagacaaagaaagagagagagagagagatagagagagagagagagagagagagagagagagagagagagagagagagagagagggagggagaggcagagagagagagagagggagaggcagagagagagagacagagagatttgatttttaaagtcacttttattttctcagttaaattccaacaaacaagttactacaacatatcaaacatttttgaacaaataaaacaaaacaaaaatccacatcatattaaaacaatattcaatccAAAAAAATCCCAGCTGATCTTTTCTTACAGAACtcataaatattacataatGTTCCCCGTCATGGTGCTCGGTGTTACGAGAGGCCGTTCTTCAGTCTGTCCTCATGGGCCAGTCGGGCTGTAGACATTAGTTTCTTCAGGCGGTAAACTTCCTGATCTGTGAAGGTCGGTTGGCCGGTACCTTCAGATCTCCACATGA encodes:
- the tcea2 gene encoding transcription elongation factor A protein 2 — encoded protein: MCSQQEVERISKKLEKMVHKKKTEGALDLLRELSNIKMSLETLQSTRVGVSVNAVRKQSSDEDVQNVARGLIKSWKRLLDGSEEKKKDASPVMSSSTSEDSRKETPTGEPPTNPAPPPRVTSFPPAPVTSDSVRNKCRELLAAALQSDDDHETLGVDCQLLANQIEEQIFQEFKSTDIKYKTRLRSRISNLKDQKNPELRRGVLRGSISPPRIARMGAEEMASTELKRIRETLTKESIREHQLSKVGGTETDMFLCSKCRGKSCSYTQVQIRSADEPMTTFVLCNSCGNRWKACFLGFEVALKGLNVIAPRSIVLDTRGMWTDEEDKKPQSPERDK